The genomic region ATTTAGACTCGATAATTTAAGCATAACATATCAAATTGTTTAACGGATCAATAAAACTTAAGTACACATATTTATGTCATAGTTTTCCTTTTGCATGCTGCGAATGTAGTAGTATTCGATCTGCACTCTGCAGAAGGTGTTTTGAGTTGTGAGGATTGAAATTACGAGAAGACTGTCGCGGAACATGCTGATGTTTTTGCATGGGAAATGCGACAAAGAGGCAAATATGtctttttgaaaacataatcATGTTTGGGAACATGCAACAAACATATGCACGTAGTCCTGTGTTTTGAAACCCTTGGAAAATTAAACATTGTAACATGGCCATGTCGTGTTTGTTACTAACCAGATTACTTCCAGCCAACCTTACTTAGATTCTCTACGCTCtaattaattacttgttttCCTTCTATTAAACTCAATATAACTTCGATTTTTACTTAATTTCTAGGTCGTTATTAACTAAGTTGAGTCAAATATTTGCTTATTGGTTGCAGTCATATCCGGATGAAACAGACTATATTCGTTCTGCATTGTACAAATGGACAGGCGATGCATATACCTTTAACAAAACTGGACATGGACCTTACATTGAAGTGGTCAACACCCCAAACAACCCCGACGGCACTCTCCGAGAGGCCGTCGTGAAGAACAGGGGTGATCAAGGGAAGCTCATTCATGACCTGGCCTACTATTGGCCACAGTACACTCCAATTACTCGTCCGGCCGATCATGACATCATGTACTTCACATTCTCCAAAAGCACCGGACATGCCGGTTCTCGCATTGGGTGAGTCCAAGTATAATAAATCATAACGAGAATTGTTATTGATACTTGAAAAAAGTTACTTTATTCATTTCGGTCTTGTATTTTATCAGATGGGCCATTGTGAAGGACAAAGAGGTTGCCAGAAAGATGTCAAAGTTTGTAGAGCTGAGCTCACTTGGTGTGTCCAAGGATTCCCAGCAACGAGCTGCAAAGATAATGGGAGTGATCTGCGACGACTATGAAAACTGCAAGTCCACTGACAACTCTGAGCTCTTCTTCGACCATTGCCGGCAAATCATGGCGGACAGATGGGAGAGGTTAAGAAAAGTGGTCGAGCAAAGTGTAGTTTTCAGCCTACCCAACTACCCCCAAAAGTACTGCATCTTCTCTGGAGAGTCCACTGAACCATATCCAGGTAAAATCATAATTGTTACCCTCTTTTTTCATCTAAGTAACTAATTAAACACTTAAAATGGGTTTGTTATCACATAATAAAACAAAGCGTGAGTTAGGTTCCACGTTAAAGTTCATGATCCAACACTGGAAAAAACAGAAATCACATCAACTAAGGAGGCTAGTTAATCTCGTACCTATTCATTCTTTGTTTTTCTCCGATTCGCGACTTCCCCATCGATGAAATTATGATATTTATTAAATTGGCCCTTCTAATATTGGGAATGCTTTTCTACAATGCGCAGCATTTGCATGGATGGAGGCCAAGGAGGATGTAGACACAGAGAAGGTTCTGAGAGGACAGATTAAAGTGCAAGGAAGAACAGGGAGGCGCTTTGGGGTTGATCAGAGGTACGTCAGGATTAGCATGCTGAGCAGGGAAGACGTGTTTAACAAGTTCTTGGAGAGATTATCAACTATCAAATCCGTTACTAATGGTCATTAATTAGTGTAATCCAGTACTCAACCACAGACGATCACAGAGTTATTATTTTCGATTTGTAATTCGTTTTCTTTGGTATAATCTGAACTGCGGCGAAAACAAGTCTTGTTTGTATTAGAGCAACGTACCACACCAAACAAATGAAACCGGACGAGGTTCGATCAAAATAAATTGTTGTTATGACTTCAAAATTTGATACTTAAAACCTAAGCAACCACGTCAGTAAATGAAATCAAAACTAAATACAGGTGAGGGTTTTCCAAGACCAATCCAggcggatccaggatttcaagatCGGGGGGTCCCAAGATAAaggttccaaaaaaaaaaaaaaaaaaaaactagtttggTTTcatatcactattttttttttttttaaatttggttaattgaataatcaaaattaatcaacCACATCAAGTGGTCCAGTGGTAAGGGTGAAGATTTCGGCcctcaaaacacaaaaaacaaggAGGTCTCGGGTTCGAGGCTCCAAGCTAGTGAGTCTGCTTGACTGTGGCCAAGAGAAAGCTGAAATGGCTCTATCAGTCTTCCAGACCCCTAGAAGAGGTGGATAACTGTGGCTTGTCACTAGTTGTCccacttttaaattttttttttttttttgttagtgtgacatatatattacaattgGGAATTGAGACTAGAGTCTaggattaaaaaacttaaatgaatttggaagaaataaTATTAGGCAGCTAGAGCTGGTGGAACGGCAAATGATGCTTGGGGATGGGATAACTTGAGTTTAAAGTTGGGAGGTTGCGACGATTTGGaggattaaaacaaaaattagaaacttCTTCTTCGTTACAAGCATTGCTGCATGCACATCCATGAAGGCAACAAGCCTCTCCGCTGCACCTGCCCAAATTGTTAGA from Pyrus communis chromosome 4, drPyrComm1.1, whole genome shotgun sequence harbors:
- the LOC137732571 gene encoding L-tryptophan--pyruvate aminotransferase 1-like, with translation MCGTTENPTSNSKTSSVSPANGNGGTIPPSDHVLNLEQGDPAVYESYWSKMGDKCTMVISGSELMSYISDFTSVCWFLEPALEAAVRRLHRTVGNAVVDGDRHIVVGTGSTQLYQAALYALTSPGGPEPVSVVSAAPYYSSYPDETDYIRSALYKWTGDAYTFNKTGHGPYIEVVNTPNNPDGTLREAVVKNRGDQGKLIHDLAYYWPQYTPITRPADHDIMYFTFSKSTGHAGSRIGWAIVKDKEVARKMSKFVELSSLGVSKDSQQRAAKIMGVICDDYENCKSTDNSELFFDHCRQIMADRWERLRKVVEQSVVFSLPNYPQKYCIFSGESTEPYPAFAWMEAKEDVDTEKVLRGQIKVQGRTGRRFGVDQRYVRISMLSREDVFNKFLERLSTIKSVTNGH